GTGGTGTTCATGCAGCTGAACCTGGGGAGTCTGAAGTCTGTCCGCAGCTTTGCTGAAACATTCCTGAAAAATGAATCCAGACTGGACATCCTCATCAACAACGCAGGTCAGAGCTCGGTCCGTCACACACctgtccctccatctctcttccTGTGGGCAGAAGTTTGTTACCATGCAGCTGCTGGCACGATGTAACCCACACCTTCTGTCTGCATGTAGTCTAGAGGACAGAGGGACTGCTGCATGTCAGATGTTTCTATATGAGCGCTGCTTGTCTGCATATTCACACTCTTTAGTCTGCTGAAAGATCGCCGACTGATTCCTGCTGAACATAAACAGTTTGTGTCTTCATCTTTCCTCACAGGTGTTTACATGCAGGGTCGCACGTCGGACGGACTGGGGCTGATGTTCGGTGTCAACCACATCGGCCACTTCCTGCTcacccacctgctgctggaccgGCTCAAACAGTGCAGGCCCAGCAGGATCGTCAACGTGTCGTCCCTGGGACATAACTTTGGAAACATTGATTTTGACTGTCTCACTACCCACAATGCCCTGGGGCTGGGGACTTCATTCAAAGAGGTCTTTCAGTACTACTGTGACAGCAAGCTGTGCAATGTGCTCTTCACTCATGAGCTGGCCAAGAAGCTGCAGGGAACCCCGGTCACCTGCTACTCCCTCCATCCAGGTGAGTCCtgccagctgcagacacacaacgCAGAACAGACCATGTGAATTTCCTTTACATATCCATGACACAAGTTACTGTAAAACTGACTTTATCTACTTCACAAACTGGGATTGAGAGTGTGAGAAGCTTCAGGTCACActgctattttttttactcttgAATCTGCTCTAATTGTCTCCAAAGTGGTTCTTCAACCAAGATGcactttctctcttccttttccAGGAGCTATCAAAACTGAGCTTGCGAGGAACACCAACTCTCTGATGCAGCTGACCATCACTCCTCTGATGGCCTTCTTCTTCAAGAACCCCGTCCAGGGAAGCCAGACCACGCTGCACTG
The sequence above is a segment of the Salarias fasciatus chromosome 14, fSalaFa1.1, whole genome shotgun sequence genome. Coding sequences within it:
- the LOC115400610 gene encoding dehydrogenase/reductase SDR family member 13-like, with translation MCTLLLFAVVFAGAAYIFRQIFVKGKRCESQLNLTGKTVIVTGSNTGIGKTTAIDLAKRGARVILACRNEQRGLSALEEVKKATGSSQVVFMQLNLGSLKSVRSFAETFLKNESRLDILINNAGVYMQGRTSDGLGLMFGVNHIGHFLLTHLLLDRLKQCRPSRIVNVSSLGHNFGNIDFDCLTTHNALGLGTSFKEVFQYYCDSKLCNVLFTHELAKKLQGTPVTCYSLHPGAIKTELARNTNSLMQLTITPLMAFFFKNPVQGSQTTLHCALQQGIEHLSGRYFSNCTVRDVYPKAKDDVAAKRLWELSEKLTGLA